Below is a window of bacterium DNA.
AAAAGGTCCACCTATACTTCCTCCTATACTTTTTCCTAAGAAACACCCATAAATTTTGTTATAAATTTCTTTTTTCATCTTTATTTCCTTTTAAAAATAAATAAGGTATAATAAACAAAAAAGGAGTTATTATGAGAAAAAATGAAGAATTAATTGTTTTACCTAAAAATGTTCTCTTGACTGCAGAAACCCTTGAAGATATTGAAGATTGGCTTCTTTCCAGAAATAAAAAATTTATTGAAGAATTGAGAAGAATAAGATTAGAAGAGGATTTAAAAGGTAAAGGTGAAGAACTTGAAAAAATTTGTAAGAAATGGAATATAAAGTTATAATTTTGCCCACCGCTATTTCTGATATTGAAAAACTTTCTAAATCTATAAAAACAGGTATTTTGAAAAAGATTAAATATCTTGCAGAAAATGCAGATGAAATTATTCATCACCACCTTAAAAATATGCCTGATGACCTTAAAGGACTTTGTAGAATTAAATATGGTCATTACAGAATTCTTTACTGGATTTATAGGAATGAGAAAATTATTAAAATTTATAAGGTCTCTCATAGGTCCATAATTTATAAAAAACTTATTTAATTTTTTCATGCACTCTCCCTAACAATTATCTCCGGTTCTATAAGTATTTCCTCTTCTTTTTTTATTTTTCCTTCTATCCATCCTATTAACCTTTCACACGCTATTTCTGATATTTTCTCTATTGGCTGATGAACTGTTGTTAAAGATGGTTTAATCAAATAAGAAATAAATATATCATCAAAACCACA
It encodes the following:
- a CDS encoding type II toxin-antitoxin system RelE/ParE family toxin; its protein translation is MEYKVIILPTAISDIEKLSKSIKTGILKKIKYLAENADEIIHHHLKNMPDDLKGLCRIKYGHYRILYWIYRNEKIIKIYKVSHRSIIYKKLI